The DNA window AGGACACAATTCTTAATATATGTAATTAAAACAGATAGTAAACTACAAATCCTGTGTAATGAAATACTTGAGCATAACAGTCAACTAAAAAAGAACTGAGATGAGTatctttaaaaactttaaaatcaaATCTAGTGATGTCAGTAGCACCTAGTGTAAGCATTTCAATTAGCAACTGATTTCCTATATGCCAATAATTGTAtgtcagaattattttttaatcagtatCAGCTGTGACCATTACAGACCATTCTTTACTGTCCAAATTACCACTTATGTTAGGAGTCAAAACACTTCTAAAGAGAAACCTCTTAACATAAACTACTCTTCTTCATTACCAGATGTCAGTAGTCATACTacattccttcatttttctccagATTTTAGCACTTCAGCTAAACAAGGAAGTTTCACATAAAAATACGTATTTGACAGGTTGCCACAGAAAATGTTCTCTGTTTTACCTACAGCAATCTGAACATTTCTTAATgttttgcagatatttttgaaaatctATCTAAGGGTTAATCAACTGCACTAAACAAAATCTTGTACCTTGAAGTCAAATGGGATTTGATGGATGAGGGCTTTCAATCTGaagtaaaagtaaaaagaaatgttaatgaaacagtgtttttttctaTACGGTGGTGAGGGAGTACATGTCAGGCTTGCAAAATAAATTCCTATTCCCTATCCAGAAGCATAGCTCAAGTCAAAATAGATGTGAATCACAGCTGCATCAGAAAACCTTCCTTTCCTGTCTTACTGCATAACACATCTGTTCTTGTTTCAGCTGTGAAGtcacagctgtccccagtgctggggagtGGATAATTGAGCTGTATGACTCAAAATCTCCCCCTTCATTCAGTCCTGTGGTGCTGAGCATGCACAGGCACTTTCCACCCTAATTCATCTTCTTCAGTATTGGCAGGTTTCCTATGTAATAAACTGTCCCCAGTTACTCTGTGATTTtgttccccctccccctctTTTTCTGCCCTTCATGTTTTCATGGACTAGCCCCAGATTCTTAGctccctttcttttttgtttggctCTGGCAGGTGAGAAGCCAGGGACGGAGCAAGATGAAGTTAAGCTGCAGATTGCCAGCAAGCAGATTGTGCAGACTGCTATCCTCCGAGCAGTGCAACAAGTTTCCCAGGAGAGCCAGCAAAAGGAGAAGCGAACAAACACCGGTACAAGCCTCCAACTAGAAAGAGGAAAACTTACCAAGAAGCATGAAAAGAAGTAAAGGAGCTGATTGGGATTTTTCAATGCCAGTCTGCAAGTGTTTTCAGCCTTCTCTTTAGTATCAGCTGTATTGCTAGTGCAATGCTACTGCTGTAAAGCAAACCAAAGTATTATCACACCTAGACATAGGGTAAAACTGCAATAGTCCTCATCTGAGAAATATTAAGTGCATTAGATGAATGACTCCATATTTACGCAGTGCCTCTAAACAGAAACAATAACCATAGCTGTAAAAGTAGTTTCAAGCACAAGGTCTTATGATATGAGCTTATTCTAAAAAGCTTGTTGCCAGTGCACTTTCATGCTAAGTTCTGCGTGCAACATTTACGTCAGTTCAGCTGGATAAACTCTTCTCTGAGTTACTGGGTTCATTGAGGTTGTCTTTGCTGAAGAAATGATTCATTTTCAGGTGTAGCAGAATGCTTTCAGGCTCCCTTGAAGCACGGGTTTGTACTTTGATTAGACATGAACTATGTGAAATGGCAGTTTAAAGTGGATTTGGTAAGTCCTGTGAaccagtttattttttcatcttgggggaaaaaaaaagcaatcagtAAGACTGCAGTGACTGTGATCTATGACTATGATCATATATCTATGATctatgtctttttttaaaagaagttaaaTACTGAAGTTTTAGTCTACTTATTGAAATACTTCTATACTTCTGCATAAAAATCACTTGTGCCTCAACtattccttttaattttcttggtattgaaagaaaaggaactgaTGTGAAGATAAAGAGTTGGCCAGCATTTGCTCCAGTTTTGCAACTTTGCTGGGTCTTGATTTACAGAAAGTGAAGACTGAAGTGtcttaagaaaaaaggaagttgACTATATTAATATCTTTAAGGATGAAAATATACAGTATCTGAATTCTGCCATGGTAGGTATTTCTCACCTGCTGGGTGTAAAGTGACTTTAGATATTTGCAGTTGTTACATAGATTCAAATTAAATAGCACTGCGTGAAGCTGGTAATATAGAGCTTATCCTTTCAACTGCTCTATATAGCTGAAGAAATCCATgatgtttctgaaaatacaaattaaataaatgtaccCTTCACTTTTATGCTCCCTTTGCATAATGATGACTGCACTATTATACATCTGAAATGAATAACAGTATATTTAATTCTAGAAATGGCTTGTAGCTCTGCTTCAAATGAATTCCTGTAGTAATACACCTGGAAATACAAAGATGAAGATGCCCTGAAAAACTTTCTTAATGGCTTTTCTACTCAGCTAGATGATCCTCAAAGAGACTGTGGGTTAAATAATTGGCTATTACTGTGTCCTATTGCTTGTGTTAAACAATTTTGGGATTCCTTCTCCTGGATAGAGGCTTAGTCATGAATAACCACATACTGTAATATTAAGTCTTTGTAATCTgcttggtttctttctttttttttttttttttttaaatttaacagCACTGACTCATACAAGATAGTGATTTAGCTCAATCTTCATTcacttaaaaatgcaaagaggAATTCAACATAATTGAAAGTGTTCCAAATCATCTAGTAATGAAAACTGACCTGGATTGCAAGTACACAGGTGGTCCACTTCTGTAGACACTGGGTGAATTTTTAGTCAAGTGAACTTTGAAAGGTGAAAATAGTTGG is part of the Vidua chalybeata isolate OUT-0048 chromosome 1, bVidCha1 merged haplotype, whole genome shotgun sequence genome and encodes:
- the AKAIN1 gene encoding A-kinase anchor protein inhibitor 1, which gives rise to MVFAPGEKPGTEQDEVKLQIASKQIVQTAILRAVQQVSQESQQKEKRTNTGTSLQLERGKLTKKHEKK